From the Candidatus Thermoplasmatota archaeon genome, the window TTTATTAAAAACGGTATTTTGCATAAAAAGGCCCGAGCCAGCCATAAATCCCAAAAAGGCAACACCTGAAACCTTTCCTATAAAATTTTGGTTATCTGGAGAAATATTGGAGCACCCGATACCCACTACATTCTCTGGTTGAGAAGCTAATTTTAAGGCAAGTACCTTAAGAAGATTCTTTGGTGCAATAACATGGCCAGAAAAATCCATCAGCATCTCCTCTGTGGCATGTTCTATACATATATTTCTGCCAACTGCTGTATTACCGGTTGAATTATCAAAAATTTTTATGTTATCATACTTCTTGGCATAGTCCTCCAGGATCTCCCTTGTTCTATCGCTGGAGTTCCCTTCAGCGAACAGGATCTCTACCTTTTCTTCAGGATAATCTAACGAGAGCAGGGACTGTAAACAATCTTCAATGAATTTCTCCTCATTTCTTACCGGGATGATAAACGACACTTTTGGGTAATTTTCTTGATTCACAACGAAGAGTATAGATTTACTGTATTTGTAAATTACGGTGGTACAATATAAAACGCTGTAGGAGTGGGTAATACAGGTTTATGCGGTAGAAGTATGATGTATCACATTTTTTCATATGCAACAACAAAACCATCAACAAGATAATTTCCATACTTTACACCGTATGTTTTACGGGGGAATCTTTTAATATGTTCGGGTATTTTCCAATCATGAGGGACATGACCATCGGGAAAGATGCGATAGTGGGAGAACATGTGTTGCTGGGGGTACAGCCTAAAAAACCTACGGGAAAACTTGTTATTGGAAATAATGCTGTAATACGTTCCCATACGGTCATTTACGCTGGCAATACTGTCGGCAATAATTTCCAGACAGGTCATGGAACTCTTATACGGGAAAACAACCGTATTGGCAATAATGTAAGTGTGGGCTCTCATACCGTCATAGAAAGAGACAATATCATTGAGGATAACGTGCGTATTCATACCGGCTGTTTCATCCCAGAATTTGTGATCATAAAAAAGAAGGCATGGCTTGGTCCCGGAGTTACGATATTGAATGTTCTTCACCCTCCTTGCCCAAAATTTGAGGAATGCGCAAAAAGCGTTGTGATAGAGGAAAATGCAAAGATAGGAGGAAATGTGACCATCCTTCCAAGAGTCACCATAGGGAAAAATGCGTTAATCGGTGCTGGTTCAGTAGTGACAGAAGATATCCCTCCAGACAGTGTGGCTGTGGGGAACCCTGCAAGGGTGACCAAAAACATTAAAGATTTGGATTGCATTCTGGGTTACTACGATACACCCTATGAGTGGGAAAAAGAGGCGAATAAATGAAAGTGAATATGGCTGAAATGTTTGTTGATGACGAAATAAAAGATACTGCAATAAGGGTATTAGAAAGCAAAAAATACGTTAAGGGGCAGGAAGCCAAGACATTCGAACAAGAATTTGCAGCGTTTTGCAATGCCAAATATGGCGTAGCAACTAACTCTGGCACATCTGCCTTGCATGTAGCCATGTTAACTGTTGGAATAAAAAGAGGAGATGAGGTTATCGTTCCCTCGCACACATTTGTGGCAACTGTTTCGCCACTTCTCCACATTGGTGCCAAACCCGTTTTTACTGAGATAAACAAGGAAACATATACAACCGATCCCGATGAGATACAGAAAAAAATAACCAACAAGACAAAAGCCATCGTCCCCGTCCATTTATACGGCCATCCCTGCGATATGGATACCATTAATGAGCTTGCTGAGGAGCATGATCTCAAAATTATAGAAGATGCCTGCCAGGCACATGGCGCCGAGTATAAAGGCAAAAGAGTCGGGAGTATTGGTGATATGGCCTGTTTCAGTTTCTTTCCGTCGAAAAACATGACAGTGGCGGGTGACGGCGGCATGATTGTAACCAATGACGAGGAGTATGCAATAAAGGCCCGAGCACTGGTGAACCAAGGGAGGGTAGAGGGAAGAAAATATGAACATGACTTTGCCGGGTTTAATTACAGAATGAGTGAGTTGTTAGCTGCAATTGGAAGGGTTCAACTCAAACATTTGCCGGAATGGATTGAGAAAAGAAGAAACGCTGCAAGAATGTATAATGAATTCCTGGAAGGAGAAAATGTTATATTGCCTGTGGAAAAAGAATGGGCAAAACATGTTTATCATTTGTATGTCATAAGGCATGAGAGAAGGGATGAATTGAGGGAATTTTTGAAGGAAAGAAGCATTGCTGCCGGTGTTCATTATCCTATGCCGGTTCATCTGCAACCATCTGTCAGGGATTTTACTGATACTGTTTCACTACCATTCACTGAAAAGGTGGCTCAGGAAGTACTCTCCATTCCAATGCACCCAGAGATGAGCCTAGAGGACGTACGTTATGTGGCAGATGCTATCAACGAGTGGTGTAAAACATGAAGCTAGCGGTTATAGGAACTGGATATTGGGGCAAAAACCATGTGAGGGCACTTAAAGAAATGCTGGATGAGGGAAAAATAGAAGAACTCTACGTTTGCGATATCGATGAGAAAAGAGCAGAGGAGATGGCATCAAGTTTTGGTATTCCATATTCTCTAGATTATAAAGAGCTGATTCATTCTAGCATTGATGGAGTTGTGATTGCTACACCATCAGATACACATTATGAACTTGCAAAAGAATTTTTGGAAGCTGGAAAAGACGTTTTGGTGGAAAAGCCGATGACACTGGATTCAAAAGATGCAGATGAATTAATAAAAATCGCAGAAAAAAATGATAGAATACTTTCGGTTGGGCATATATTCAGGTATCATTCCGCCGTTAATGAAATAAGGAATAAAATAACAAGAGGGGATTTTGGAGAGATATATTACATGATGAGCAATAGATACTCTTTAGGATATCCTCGCCAGGATATGGGCGTACTATTTGCTTTGGGGATACATGAAGTGGATCTTTTTTGCTATTTATTAAATAAGGAATACCCGGAAGAGATTTTTGCAACCCTGGGAAATTATATTGGAAAAACAGAAGAAATTGCACAGATAATAACATATTTTGAGAATAATGTAAAAGGATACGCATTTGAAAGTTGGCTCTCGCCCAATGGAAAAAGGAGGGAATTAGTTGTAGTTGGAAGCAAAATGAGCGCATTTGTTGATTATCTGAAACCAAACGAAATAAAAATATTTGATGTTGTTATCTCTCCTCAGGGAATATCGAATGAAGGTTTTTATGTAATTCCTATAGAATATAAAGAACCACTAAAAGAAGAACTAAAGGATTTCATAAATTGCATAAAGACAAGGAAGCAGCCAATAGCAGATATGCATACGGGAAAGAGAGCAGTTGAAATGATAGAAAAAGCAATAACCTCAGCAAAAGAAGGAAAAAAGATAAAGTTTGAATAAATGCGGAGCATTGATGGCTCTGATGAGGAGAAGATGGTGAAACATGACCATTACAATACCTTCAATCCTTCTTCAACCTCTTTTATTACCTGACTGAAAGGAATTACTCTGCCTGTAAGCTTTTCCAAGTCTCTTTTATATTCACTCTCAGAAGGAAGGTTGCTCCATTTTGCTTTCGATGAAGCCTTTCTCCTAAACAGTTCTCTGTCTAATTTCACCCCTTTCTTTAGCAGAAACCATACGTCATACAGGTCTCTACCCTTTCCTCTTTCCATCA encodes:
- a CDS encoding acyltransferase; this encodes MRDMTIGKDAIVGEHVLLGVQPKKPTGKLVIGNNAVIRSHTVIYAGNTVGNNFQTGHGTLIRENNRIGNNVSVGSHTVIERDNIIEDNVRIHTGCFIPEFVIIKKKAWLGPGVTILNVLHPPCPKFEECAKSVVIEENAKIGGNVTILPRVTIGKNALIGAGSVVTEDIPPDSVAVGNPARVTKNIKDLDCILGYYDTPYEWEKEANK
- a CDS encoding DegT/DnrJ/EryC1/StrS family aminotransferase, which produces MKVNMAEMFVDDEIKDTAIRVLESKKYVKGQEAKTFEQEFAAFCNAKYGVATNSGTSALHVAMLTVGIKRGDEVIVPSHTFVATVSPLLHIGAKPVFTEINKETYTTDPDEIQKKITNKTKAIVPVHLYGHPCDMDTINELAEEHDLKIIEDACQAHGAEYKGKRVGSIGDMACFSFFPSKNMTVAGDGGMIVTNDEEYAIKARALVNQGRVEGRKYEHDFAGFNYRMSELLAAIGRVQLKHLPEWIEKRRNAARMYNEFLEGENVILPVEKEWAKHVYHLYVIRHERRDELREFLKERSIAAGVHYPMPVHLQPSVRDFTDTVSLPFTEKVAQEVLSIPMHPEMSLEDVRYVADAINEWCKT
- a CDS encoding Gfo/Idh/MocA family oxidoreductase translates to MKLAVIGTGYWGKNHVRALKEMLDEGKIEELYVCDIDEKRAEEMASSFGIPYSLDYKELIHSSIDGVVIATPSDTHYELAKEFLEAGKDVLVEKPMTLDSKDADELIKIAEKNDRILSVGHIFRYHSAVNEIRNKITRGDFGEIYYMMSNRYSLGYPRQDMGVLFALGIHEVDLFCYLLNKEYPEEIFATLGNYIGKTEEIAQIITYFENNVKGYAFESWLSPNGKRRELVVVGSKMSAFVDYLKPNEIKIFDVVISPQGISNEGFYVIPIEYKEPLKEELKDFINCIKTRKQPIADMHTGKRAVEMIEKAITSAKEGKKIKFE